The Polyangiaceae bacterium genome includes a region encoding these proteins:
- a CDS encoding methyl-accepting chemotaxis protein produces MRGPKLSVRGKIVGTIIAVSVVVLALGAWAAFGAVTSTGGRGGPVLQKHYERYKSNLQSFGTSDYAIARIIASDPALGQALDGAEAGVVGEAVKRLMEPLQSTIAPDLLVISDAAGNTVAVGGMKTIPSADYRTTRLYSDLRDGKPIRGKIALINGKGYRVAGATVRRSESHTPGAPAGERIVGTVLIATQLDGWFADVAANSGSDKPEKQHRFALVAGDKVVASALGKDEREPMAEATKAPKMAKEGDEEVPVLEFSGKTWDLWSEPIFGYERNGDPETNKIGTLYMVRTREHQAAKIRDAVGDMAVVFAVALAAALLVGYLLAVQITRPLRRYIDATEDLTRGRADLSKRLAVETNDELGVLAGNLNRVFAKIHSLAAGVQRTAFQVNSSSGEISSVSKQMLDGAKEQAGKISNSTAAVTELSSSIQQVAENAAEATRTAKQSGEAVTRAIQRLQQIRRVVEDAAQRIGTLGESGKRIGNIVEVIRQISEQTTMLALNAAIEAAHAGEHGRGFAVVADEVSSLAKRTGQSARDIEDLIATIRDQTTEAVNVMQDGTRVVEEGTGLVETTLADLKTLISVVDDTAAAVQEQAIASDEIARNMDAVQRIAASVLSSSENAVAQGDALQKLADELEESVRGFRIDSERALLDEAELKALPEASK; encoded by the coding sequence ATGCGCGGGCCGAAGCTCAGTGTGCGCGGAAAGATCGTGGGCACCATCATCGCCGTCTCGGTGGTGGTGCTGGCGCTGGGGGCGTGGGCGGCGTTCGGCGCCGTGACCAGCACCGGCGGCCGGGGCGGACCGGTGCTGCAAAAGCACTACGAGCGCTACAAGTCCAACCTCCAGAGCTTCGGCACCAGCGACTACGCCATCGCCCGCATCATCGCCAGCGATCCAGCGCTCGGCCAGGCGCTCGACGGCGCCGAGGCCGGCGTGGTCGGCGAGGCGGTCAAGCGCCTGATGGAGCCGCTCCAGAGCACCATCGCGCCCGACTTGCTCGTGATCTCGGATGCAGCGGGCAACACCGTCGCCGTCGGCGGCATGAAGACCATCCCGAGCGCCGACTACCGCACCACGCGGCTCTACTCCGATCTGCGCGACGGCAAGCCGATCCGCGGCAAGATCGCGCTGATCAACGGCAAGGGCTACCGCGTCGCCGGCGCCACCGTGCGGCGCAGCGAGAGCCACACACCCGGTGCGCCGGCCGGGGAGCGCATCGTCGGCACCGTGCTGATCGCCACCCAGCTCGACGGTTGGTTCGCCGACGTCGCGGCCAACAGCGGCAGCGACAAGCCCGAGAAGCAGCACCGCTTCGCGCTGGTCGCCGGTGACAAGGTCGTGGCGAGCGCTCTGGGCAAGGACGAGCGCGAGCCGATGGCCGAGGCCACCAAGGCGCCGAAGATGGCCAAGGAGGGCGACGAGGAGGTCCCCGTCCTGGAGTTCTCGGGCAAGACCTGGGACCTCTGGAGCGAGCCGATCTTCGGCTACGAGCGCAACGGCGATCCGGAGACCAACAAGATCGGCACGCTCTACATGGTCCGGACCCGCGAGCACCAGGCTGCGAAGATCCGCGACGCAGTCGGCGACATGGCCGTGGTGTTCGCCGTCGCGCTCGCGGCAGCGCTCCTGGTCGGTTACCTCTTGGCGGTCCAGATCACGCGGCCACTGCGCCGCTACATCGACGCCACCGAGGATCTGACCCGGGGACGCGCCGATCTGTCCAAGCGCTTGGCCGTCGAGACCAACGACGAGCTCGGCGTGCTGGCCGGTAACCTCAACCGCGTGTTCGCCAAGATCCACAGCTTGGCCGCCGGCGTGCAGCGCACCGCCTTCCAGGTCAACTCGTCGAGCGGTGAGATCTCCAGCGTCAGCAAGCAGATGCTCGACGGCGCCAAGGAGCAGGCCGGCAAGATCTCGAACTCGACGGCCGCCGTGACCGAGCTGTCGTCGTCCATCCAGCAGGTGGCCGAGAACGCCGCCGAGGCCACCCGAACCGCCAAGCAGAGCGGCGAGGCGGTCACGCGTGCCATCCAGCGCCTGCAGCAGATCCGCCGGGTGGTCGAGGACGCCGCCCAGCGCATCGGCACGCTGGGCGAGAGCGGCAAGCGTATCGGCAACATCGTCGAGGTGATCCGCCAGATCAGCGAGCAGACCACCATGCTGGCGCTGAACGCCGCCATCGAGGCCGCCCACGCCGGCGAGCACGGCCGCGGCTTCGCCGTGGTAGCCGACGAGGTCAGCTCACTGGCCAAGCGCACCGGGCAGAGCGCCCGAGACATCGAGGACCTCATCGCCACCATCCGAGATCAGACCACCGAGGCCGTGAACGTCATGCAGGACGGCACCCGCGTAGTGGAGGAGGGCACCGGCCTGGTGGAGACCACCCTCGCCGATCTGAAGACGCTGATCAGCGTCGTGGACGACACCGCGGCGGCGGTGCAGGAGCAGGCCATCGCCTCCGACGAGATCGCGCGCAACATGGACGCCGTGCAGCGCATCGCGGCCTCCGTGCTGAGCTCCAGCGAGAACGCGGTGGCTCAGGGCGACGCCCTACAGAAGCTGGCGGACGAGCTCGAGGAGAGCGTGCGCGGCTTCCGCATCGACTCCGAGCGGGCGCTGCTCGACGAGGCGGAGCTCAAGGCGCTGCCCGAGGCCAGCAAATGA
- a CDS encoding L,D-transpeptidase has product MTRRWLSLLGLTVLGACSKSEAPTLSSAQPAQDADSASSAAPAPKERPARPRVPPAVTLSGESQPLPATAVEAGRPRVHARALRAWIHERPSFRSPRLGYLRVGSSSPTTDKPAGHEGCKGGWYAVEPDGYVCVGKRATLDANDPVVKATREHPPDPTRKLPYIYGTVRKPGPIYGHLPSAEELGRAEPDLADRMQKWLDAEGEIGAGYAQEVWLGGVGELVPPAQAWADKRSDPLPAFLQAGAQIPTMQTDDDEAAEVVSTGKNLVTERMRAKVGYSFFQTFLHEGRRYGVTTDLKVMPTDRLRPIRGSDFHGFEIPKQIDFPFAIVRRPDAKLWLWQKSANKLIDAGNAPYRGAVKLSGKQQFFKGRLHYETSEGKWLSDKDASRLDPAKRMPAWGKSGEKWMDVNLTKQTVVLYEGEKPVYATLISSGEAGLEDPKHTTATKRGIFRIHTKHVTATMSSDEVGEEFELRDVPYVQYFDKEGYALHGAYWHDRFGVPKSHGCINLAPEDARRIFHWTEPQVPVGWHGVLLPLKGTIMFVHP; this is encoded by the coding sequence ATGACCCGCCGCTGGCTGAGCTTGCTCGGGCTGACCGTTCTCGGGGCCTGCTCCAAGAGCGAGGCGCCGACCCTGTCGAGCGCCCAACCAGCTCAGGACGCCGATTCGGCGAGCTCTGCGGCGCCGGCGCCGAAGGAGCGTCCGGCCCGGCCGCGGGTGCCGCCCGCCGTCACGCTGAGCGGCGAGAGCCAGCCGCTGCCCGCGACTGCGGTCGAGGCAGGCAGGCCTCGGGTCCACGCCCGCGCGCTCCGGGCCTGGATCCACGAGCGGCCTTCGTTTCGTTCCCCACGCCTCGGGTACCTGCGGGTCGGCTCGTCGTCGCCCACGACCGACAAGCCTGCGGGTCACGAGGGCTGCAAGGGCGGCTGGTACGCGGTCGAGCCGGACGGCTACGTGTGCGTCGGCAAGCGCGCGACGCTGGACGCGAACGACCCGGTGGTGAAGGCGACGCGCGAGCACCCGCCGGATCCGACGCGCAAGCTGCCCTACATCTACGGCACCGTGCGCAAGCCCGGACCCATCTACGGCCACCTGCCGAGCGCCGAGGAGCTCGGCCGCGCGGAGCCCGATCTCGCCGACCGCATGCAGAAGTGGTTGGACGCCGAGGGTGAGATCGGCGCCGGCTACGCCCAGGAGGTTTGGCTCGGGGGCGTGGGGGAGCTGGTCCCACCGGCGCAGGCGTGGGCGGACAAGCGCAGCGATCCGCTCCCCGCCTTTCTGCAGGCGGGGGCGCAGATCCCGACCATGCAGACCGACGACGACGAGGCCGCGGAGGTCGTCAGCACGGGCAAGAACCTGGTGACCGAACGCATGCGGGCGAAGGTGGGTTACTCGTTCTTTCAGACCTTCCTCCACGAGGGCCGTCGCTACGGGGTGACGACGGACCTGAAGGTGATGCCCACCGATCGGCTGCGCCCGATTCGCGGCTCCGACTTTCACGGCTTCGAGATTCCGAAGCAGATCGACTTCCCGTTCGCGATCGTGCGCCGGCCCGACGCGAAGCTCTGGCTCTGGCAGAAATCGGCGAACAAGCTCATCGACGCCGGCAACGCGCCCTACCGCGGCGCCGTGAAGCTCAGCGGCAAGCAGCAGTTCTTCAAGGGGCGGCTCCACTACGAGACCAGCGAGGGCAAGTGGCTCAGCGACAAGGACGCTTCGCGCCTGGACCCGGCCAAACGCATGCCGGCCTGGGGAAAGAGCGGCGAAAAGTGGATGGACGTGAACCTGACCAAGCAGACGGTCGTGCTGTACGAAGGTGAGAAACCCGTCTACGCCACGCTGATCTCGAGCGGCGAGGCCGGGCTCGAGGATCCGAAGCACACCACCGCGACCAAGCGCGGCATCTTTCGTATCCACACCAAACACGTCACCGCCACCATGTCCTCGGACGAAGTGGGGGAGGAGTTCGAGCTGCGCGACGTGCCCTACGTGCAGTACTTCGACAAGGAAGGCTACGCCTTGCACGGCGCGTACTGGCACGATCGCTTTGGTGTGCCGAAGAGCCACGGCTGCATCAACCTGGCTCCCGAGGATGCGCGGCGCATCTTCCACTGGACCGAGCCGCAGGTGCCGGTCGGTTGGCACGGCGTGCTCCTGCCCTTGAAGGGCACGATCATGTTCGTGCACCCCTGA
- a CDS encoding type II/IV secretion system protein, with translation MSATVRGLLGIALIGALSGAAAIGASVGAGDAWREIVRQFWAAFGTGGWAWLIRVTALASAIALCLGLAEVLLGIRRVRVRADYDGLSTGNVQEAIAEVRRRIADCTSQAPDVVAAFTELVRGAVKVSASDIHVSPTPDALKLTYRVHGTLHEVAMLDPMVQAPLVTRVKVLARLDTYVKNSPQDGRLVMALDGGSIEARVSTLPTEGGERVVLRLVRGSRAVPDVESLTFSQEVRDGLVDVVNRPQGLLFVTGPVGSGKTTTLYAALKQISLNRGRTTTMVTLEDPIELELPFATQTQMHPKAGMTFAGTLRSVLRQDPNVLMVGEIRDKETAEIAMQAGLTGHLILTTVHGQSAAGVFARLVEMGIEPFILASATVGCLSQRLVRTLCTACRREAKPDAMITDRFAQAGIVLPAGQYFEHVGCDFCEGQGFTGRLPIAELLILNEPVRRAINARVPTNELHQLAVSEGMTPLLRDGLSRAQRGETSLLEVLRVAG, from the coding sequence ATGTCCGCCACCGTCCGCGGCCTGCTCGGAATCGCGCTGATCGGAGCGCTCTCCGGCGCGGCGGCGATCGGGGCGAGCGTCGGCGCCGGCGACGCCTGGCGCGAGATCGTCCGGCAGTTCTGGGCCGCGTTCGGCACGGGAGGCTGGGCCTGGCTCATCCGGGTCACGGCGCTGGCGAGTGCCATCGCGCTCTGCCTGGGGCTCGCGGAGGTGCTGCTCGGCATCCGGCGCGTGCGCGTGCGGGCCGACTACGACGGGCTCTCGACCGGCAACGTCCAGGAGGCCATCGCCGAGGTGCGGCGGCGCATCGCGGACTGCACCTCTCAGGCTCCGGACGTGGTCGCCGCCTTCACCGAGCTGGTGCGAGGCGCCGTGAAGGTCAGTGCCAGCGACATCCACGTCTCGCCGACGCCCGACGCACTCAAGCTGACCTACCGGGTACACGGCACGCTGCACGAGGTCGCGATGCTCGACCCGATGGTGCAGGCGCCGCTGGTCACCCGGGTGAAGGTCCTGGCACGCCTCGACACTTACGTGAAGAACTCGCCACAAGACGGGCGCCTGGTGATGGCGCTGGACGGTGGCAGCATCGAGGCGCGCGTCTCGACGCTGCCGACCGAGGGCGGCGAGCGCGTGGTGCTCCGGCTGGTGCGCGGCAGCCGCGCCGTGCCCGACGTGGAGTCGCTCACGTTCTCTCAGGAAGTGCGGGACGGCCTGGTAGACGTAGTCAATCGCCCCCAAGGGCTGCTCTTCGTCACCGGTCCGGTGGGCAGCGGCAAGACCACCACGCTGTACGCGGCACTCAAGCAGATCTCCCTGAACCGCGGCCGGACCACCACCATGGTCACGCTCGAAGATCCCATCGAGCTCGAGCTGCCGTTCGCAACCCAGACGCAGATGCACCCGAAGGCGGGCATGACCTTCGCCGGGACCCTGCGCAGCGTGCTGCGCCAGGATCCCAACGTGCTGATGGTCGGCGAGATCCGCGACAAGGAGACCGCGGAGATCGCGATGCAAGCCGGCCTGACCGGGCACCTGATCTTGACCACGGTGCACGGCCAGAGCGCCGCGGGCGTGTTCGCGCGCCTGGTCGAGATGGGCATCGAGCCCTTCATCCTGGCGAGCGCGACGGTGGGCTGCCTGTCGCAGCGGCTCGTCCGCACGCTCTGCACGGCCTGCCGGCGCGAGGCCAAGCCCGATGCCATGATCACCGACCGCTTCGCGCAGGCCGGCATCGTGCTGCCCGCCGGTCAGTACTTCGAGCACGTCGGCTGCGACTTCTGCGAGGGGCAGGGCTTCACCGGGCGCCTGCCGATCGCGGAGCTGCTCATCTTGAACGAGCCGGTCCGGCGCGCCATCAACGCGCGCGTGCCGACGAACGAGCTGCACCAGCTCGCCGTGTCGGAGGGCATGACGCCGCTCCTGCGCGACGGCCTGTCGAGAGCCCAGCGCGGCGAGACCTCGCTGCTCGAGGTGCTGAGGGTGGCGGGATGA
- a CDS encoding sulfatase, producing MRSSSALLLAFSALACSKSEPPAPAAPSAPPAAPSASVAVPAPSAAPAAPADERPLNVLFLTVDSLRADMPWTGYERKIAPNLTKLAEESVVYTEAYSPSSYTAQSVATYLTGRYAATLYRAGWFFASYSKSNTFFPEVLQDKGIRTLAWHAHMYFGRGKGLDQGFDVWELVPGITFNPNTDEHITSEKMTKLAMDILGKPENTGKRFFAWAHYMDPHDEYKKHPDGPDFGNKNRDRYDSEVFHTDRWLGTLFEWCEKQPWWKDTALIISADHGEAFGENNVWKHAFDVWQVLVRVPLIVKLPGGKPRRIDARRSLVDIAPTIMELLGEKPLEQFQGKSLVPELRGKEAENREPIAVELAEDSHNPPRRAVISGDYKLTVWGRGSKYLLFNLKDDPGELKELGKSEPEKLAEMKKVFEDRFGKIGFVEPYGGMKLKEGGSAKGPTGPVEKKP from the coding sequence GTGCGCTCCTCCTCCGCCCTCCTGCTCGCATTTTCGGCACTGGCCTGCTCGAAGAGCGAGCCTCCCGCCCCCGCGGCGCCCAGCGCGCCGCCCGCCGCGCCCAGCGCGTCGGTCGCCGTCCCCGCGCCGAGCGCTGCGCCGGCGGCGCCCGCGGACGAACGCCCGCTCAACGTGCTGTTCCTGACCGTGGACAGCCTGCGCGCGGACATGCCCTGGACCGGCTACGAGCGGAAGATCGCCCCGAACCTGACCAAGCTGGCCGAAGAGAGCGTGGTCTACACCGAGGCCTACTCGCCCTCGAGCTACACCGCCCAGAGCGTCGCGACCTACCTGACGGGCCGCTACGCCGCGACGCTGTACCGCGCCGGCTGGTTCTTCGCGAGCTACTCCAAGAGCAACACGTTCTTCCCGGAGGTGCTCCAGGACAAAGGGATCCGCACCCTGGCCTGGCACGCGCACATGTACTTCGGGCGCGGCAAGGGCTTGGATCAAGGCTTCGACGTCTGGGAGCTCGTGCCCGGGATCACCTTCAACCCGAACACCGACGAGCACATCACGAGCGAGAAGATGACGAAGCTCGCGATGGACATCCTGGGTAAGCCCGAGAACACCGGGAAGCGGTTCTTCGCGTGGGCGCACTACATGGACCCCCACGACGAATACAAGAAGCACCCCGACGGTCCCGACTTCGGCAACAAGAACCGCGACCGCTACGACTCGGAGGTCTTCCACACCGACCGCTGGCTGGGCACGCTGTTCGAGTGGTGCGAGAAGCAGCCGTGGTGGAAGGACACGGCGCTGATCATCTCCGCGGACCACGGCGAGGCGTTCGGGGAGAACAACGTGTGGAAGCACGCCTTCGACGTCTGGCAGGTGCTCGTCCGCGTCCCGCTCATCGTCAAGCTGCCGGGAGGCAAGCCGCGACGCATCGACGCCCGGCGCTCGCTGGTGGACATCGCGCCCACCATCATGGAGCTCCTGGGCGAGAAGCCGCTGGAGCAGTTCCAGGGCAAGAGCCTGGTCCCGGAGCTCCGGGGCAAAGAGGCGGAAAATCGCGAGCCGATCGCCGTCGAGCTGGCGGAAGACAGCCACAACCCGCCGCGCCGCGCGGTGATCTCGGGCGACTACAAGTTGACGGTCTGGGGCAGAGGCTCGAAGTACCTGCTCTTCAACCTGAAGGACGACCCGGGCGAGCTGAAGGAGCTCGGCAAGTCCGAGCCCGAGAAGCTGGCGGAGATGAAGAAGGTGTTCGAGGACAGATTCGGCAAGATCGGCTTCGTCGAGCCCTACGGCGGCATGAAGCTGAAGGAGGGCGGCAGCGCCAAGGGGCCGACCGGCCCCGTGGAGAAGAAGCCGTGA
- a CDS encoding sulfatase produces the protein MRRAWLALLAAACAGAPPPTEPSTPAPLPATASASPSASAPVEPPPSNEPTAAPAAKKPAGPYNVVLLLVDSLRADMPWAGYPRDIAPNLTALEKTCASYTRGYSTSSYTAKSVATALSGKYPSMLKRSGYFFTKYSESNLFFPELLQKAGVHTMSTHGHMYMRRGHSGMDQGFADWRIVEGLSFDAQTDNHVTSHKMTPLAISQLEAMPKDKPFFMYLHYMDPHDVYHQHKDSPVFGKKVRDKYDSEVFYTDLWLGKLFDFMKKQPWWDKTVLIVSADHGEAFGEHKMYRHAFELWEMLVRVPLMFCGPGISARRIDAPRSSIDFAPTILELMGVKESHDFVGESLVPELGGATPKERPVLLDLPADSNNPERRALISGDYKLLVFGNDWRFDLYDLKNDPNETKDLAKSQPEKLAEMKALYQKVWGALPRVKPYGGNKLEGGGVANGPAN, from the coding sequence GTGAGGCGCGCTTGGCTCGCGCTCCTGGCCGCCGCCTGCGCGGGCGCGCCGCCCCCGACCGAGCCGTCCACCCCCGCCCCGCTCCCGGCGACCGCGAGCGCCAGCCCGAGCGCGAGCGCTCCCGTCGAGCCCCCGCCGAGCAACGAGCCGACCGCCGCTCCCGCCGCCAAGAAGCCCGCGGGACCGTACAACGTGGTGCTGCTGCTCGTCGACAGCCTGCGCGCCGACATGCCCTGGGCAGGTTACCCGCGGGACATCGCGCCGAACCTGACGGCGCTCGAGAAGACCTGCGCGAGCTACACCCGGGGCTACTCCACCTCGAGCTACACGGCCAAGAGCGTCGCCACGGCGCTCTCCGGCAAGTACCCGAGCATGCTCAAGCGCAGCGGTTACTTCTTCACCAAATACTCCGAGAGCAACCTGTTCTTCCCGGAGCTGTTGCAGAAGGCCGGCGTCCACACCATGAGCACGCACGGCCACATGTACATGCGAAGAGGGCACAGCGGCATGGACCAGGGCTTCGCCGACTGGCGCATCGTCGAGGGCCTGTCGTTCGACGCGCAGACGGACAACCACGTCACCAGCCACAAGATGACGCCGCTCGCCATCTCGCAGCTCGAGGCGATGCCGAAGGACAAACCCTTCTTCATGTACCTGCATTACATGGACCCGCACGACGTCTACCACCAGCACAAGGACTCGCCGGTGTTCGGCAAGAAGGTGCGGGACAAGTACGACTCCGAGGTGTTCTACACCGACCTCTGGCTGGGCAAGCTCTTCGACTTCATGAAGAAGCAGCCCTGGTGGGACAAGACCGTGCTGATCGTCAGCGCGGACCACGGCGAGGCCTTCGGCGAGCACAAGATGTACCGGCACGCCTTCGAGCTCTGGGAGATGCTGGTGCGCGTGCCGCTGATGTTCTGCGGGCCGGGCATCTCTGCGCGGCGCATCGACGCGCCTCGCTCGAGCATCGACTTCGCCCCCACCATCTTGGAGCTCATGGGAGTGAAGGAGAGCCACGATTTCGTCGGCGAGTCGCTGGTGCCGGAGCTCGGCGGGGCGACGCCGAAGGAGCGCCCGGTGCTCCTGGATCTGCCCGCCGACAGCAACAACCCCGAGCGGCGGGCGCTGATCAGCGGCGACTACAAGCTCTTGGTGTTCGGCAACGACTGGCGCTTCGACCTGTACGATCTGAAGAACGACCCGAACGAGACCAAGGACCTCGCCAAGTCCCAGCCCGAGAAGCTCGCCGAGATGAAGGCGCTCTACCAGAAGGTCTGGGGCGCGCTGCCCAGGGTGAAGCCCTACGGCGGCAACAAGCTCGAGGGCGGCGGCGTGGCCAACGGCCCGGCGAACTGA
- a CDS encoding PaaI family thioesterase — protein sequence MSESLQDRYAPQNRCFGCGPANDKGLRIKSRVEGDEVVADFTPEEHHQAFGGILNGGIAGALLDCHSNWAAAYALMLAKGMDTPPCTVTAEFHVKLRAPTPLAPLRVFAKTTSVEGDKAVVEARLEAGGKVTATCRGVFVAVKEGHPAYHRW from the coding sequence ATGTCCGAGAGCCTGCAAGACCGCTACGCGCCCCAGAACCGCTGCTTCGGCTGCGGCCCCGCCAACGACAAGGGCCTGCGCATCAAGAGCCGCGTCGAGGGTGACGAAGTGGTCGCCGACTTCACCCCCGAGGAGCACCACCAGGCCTTCGGCGGCATCCTGAACGGCGGCATCGCCGGCGCCCTGCTCGACTGTCACAGCAACTGGGCGGCGGCCTACGCCTTGATGCTCGCCAAGGGCATGGACACCCCGCCCTGCACGGTGACGGCGGAGTTCCACGTCAAGCTACGCGCCCCGACCCCGCTCGCGCCGCTGCGCGTCTTTGCCAAGACCACCAGCGTGGAAGGGGACAAGGCGGTGGTGGAGGCGCGCCTCGAGGCCGGCGGCAAGGTCACCGCCACCTGCCGCGGGGTGTTCGTCGCCGTCAAGGAAGGTCACCCGGCGTATCACCGGTGGTGA
- a CDS encoding DUF4340 domain-containing protein: MISWRALSGHLVALGVASAVALIVWTRKDPEATTQKGNVEVWGGSADAVEKIVFEAENRSVRLERRKDSHGLWYVGNVDKTIEVKPPSPHGDAGAGDAADPSAGDAGPPAEKKRETTTFVSVEQGKKLAESLAPLLAVRRLGKLDDARAAEFGFDKPEGTLKVTVSGRERTLTFGGATPGGGDRYVKVDGGEMFAIGGSVAQSVLFAESRLVERNLHGYEADELKSAKIERGTLSREVVRVEDKKDGWADAATPMSLDETAGNWMSKLDRLRIVTFVESPSGLGPDSSIVKVELFGKGGRKLGFLELYKVPGEGGKPKFLVKTEHTRWHAEVIASVAEQVEQDLGSVVKAN, encoded by the coding sequence GTGATCTCCTGGCGCGCGCTCTCCGGTCACCTGGTGGCCCTCGGCGTGGCCTCCGCCGTGGCGCTGATCGTCTGGACCCGCAAGGATCCCGAGGCCACCACCCAGAAGGGCAACGTCGAGGTCTGGGGCGGCTCCGCCGACGCCGTCGAGAAGATCGTGTTCGAGGCGGAGAACCGCTCGGTCCGGCTCGAACGCCGCAAGGACTCCCACGGGCTCTGGTACGTCGGCAACGTGGACAAGACCATCGAGGTCAAGCCGCCGTCCCCCCACGGCGACGCCGGAGCGGGCGACGCCGCCGACCCGAGCGCCGGGGACGCCGGCCCGCCCGCCGAGAAGAAGCGCGAGACGACCACGTTCGTCAGCGTCGAGCAGGGCAAGAAGCTGGCCGAGAGCCTGGCGCCGCTGCTCGCGGTGCGCCGCCTGGGCAAGCTGGACGACGCCCGCGCCGCGGAGTTCGGCTTCGACAAGCCCGAAGGCACCCTCAAGGTCACCGTCTCGGGGCGCGAGCGCACCCTGACCTTCGGCGGCGCGACCCCCGGCGGCGGCGATCGCTACGTGAAGGTGGACGGTGGCGAGATGTTCGCCATCGGCGGCAGCGTGGCGCAGAGCGTGCTCTTCGCCGAGTCCCGGCTGGTCGAGCGCAACTTGCACGGCTACGAGGCCGACGAGCTCAAGAGCGCCAAGATCGAGCGCGGCACGCTCTCGCGCGAGGTGGTCCGGGTCGAGGACAAGAAGGACGGCTGGGCCGACGCGGCCACGCCGATGTCGCTGGACGAGACCGCCGGCAACTGGATGAGCAAGCTCGACCGCCTGCGCATCGTCACCTTCGTCGAGAGCCCGAGCGGGCTCGGCCCCGACTCGAGCATCGTGAAGGTCGAGCTGTTCGGCAAAGGCGGGCGCAAGCTCGGCTTCCTCGAGCTCTACAAAGTGCCCGGAGAGGGCGGCAAGCCGAAATTCCTGGTCAAGACCGAGCACACGCGCTGGCACGCCGAGGTGATCGCGAGCGTGGCGGAGCAGGTGGAGCAGGATCTGGGCTCGGTGGTGAAGGCGAACTGA